AAAATGACTTGATATAGGCACTTATATGTTAATTCTTCTATAGGTAACTCTGTCCTTTCTTCTTCTGCCATTTTTTTTGCCTTTCATTTGCTGCATTTGTATCTTGTTCCATAGTCAATAATTATTGTTTTCCACCTATTAATGTCCTaggaatatttttctctctttctgtctAGAGATTTCCACTTCTCACCACCCTCCTTTGCTACCTACAATTCATTGTAAGTCAAACAAGAAGATTAGAACAACCTGTCCAAAGTTTAATCacctaacaaaaaataaaaaataaagagcaaGGGCAGTAATTAATAAATACTTGTACCTCTTTACCACCCTTCGAATCgggattttcttctttataagtCTTCCTAAAGTCATCCCTGACacagaaattgaaaacatttcaGCACACACACACGCGGAAAGATAATCCAAACGTGCAAGAGAGGGACTGAGAGATAGTATacatgaagagaaagaaggcaGTTTGTGGGCGCTTGGGGGCATTTGGATCCTTAGACTTCTTGTcagtttttgctttctttgccTTCGGCGCTGTTGAACTTGATTTCTTCctgccaaacaaaaaaaaaaaaacagtgttaTACCCAGAAAAGATTGCATTGACAGAGaaagggaagagaagaagagtacctgtctgtagtagtagtagtaggcTTCTTCTTGGGGGGGTCACTGGGCTTCTCCACAATCTTCTCCACAATTAGTGGCTTACCACTACAGTCTCTCCCATCTTTGGTATGGGG
The sequence above is drawn from the Quercus lobata isolate SW786 chromosome 12, ValleyOak3.0 Primary Assembly, whole genome shotgun sequence genome and encodes:
- the LOC115970541 gene encoding high mobility group B protein 3-like translates to MSTMFGITVPALRGKDYGKTKMPYIYENAGLASRKWPHTKDGRDCSGKPLIVEKIVEKPSDPPKKKPTTTTTDRKKSSSTAPKAKKAKTDKKSKDPNAPKRPQTAFFLFMDDFRKTYKEENPDSKGGKEVAKEGGEKWKSLDRKREKYS